A single genomic interval of Gemmatimonadaceae bacterium harbors:
- a CDS encoding DUF4149 domain-containing protein, with the protein MTLTRRGAGLWQVVLTSLWLGATVLFAAAVAPAAFAALPTRTLAGDLVGRVLPVVFWSGMALFAAVVLLGVRADARSRLKPRILAAALGGASCMIAQLVVDSWIARVRVRIHGPVDALAVTDPLRIAFGQLHALSVVLLGIAMVSAAVVLGVAVRDLHSAP; encoded by the coding sequence ATGACCCTCACGCGCCGTGGCGCCGGGCTCTGGCAGGTGGTGTTGACCTCCCTCTGGCTGGGGGCCACGGTGCTGTTCGCGGCCGCGGTGGCGCCGGCCGCGTTCGCGGCGCTCCCCACCCGCACGCTGGCGGGCGACCTCGTGGGCCGTGTCCTCCCCGTGGTGTTCTGGTCGGGCATGGCGCTGTTCGCCGCGGTCGTGCTGCTCGGCGTGCGCGCCGACGCGCGGTCGCGGCTCAAGCCGCGCATCCTCGCCGCCGCCCTCGGCGGCGCGTCGTGCATGATCGCCCAGCTCGTCGTCGATTCGTGGATCGCGCGCGTGCGCGTTCGCATCCACGGTCCCGTCGATGCGCTCGCCGTCACCGACCCGCTGCGCATCGCGTTCGGCCAGTTGCACGCGCTGAGCGTGGTGCTGCTCGGCATCGCCATGGTGTCCGCTGCCGTCGTGCTTGGCGTCGCCGTGCGCGACCTGCATTCGGCGCCGTGA
- a CDS encoding SDR family oxidoreductase, with protein sequence MELHGRTVLVTGAGRRVGQAIAVALGARGMHVAAHYHGSADGADETVRLIEAAGGTAHALRADLGDPDAAPALVSQAVAALGGLDVLVNSAAVMERTPFGAISVAQWERIFALNLRAPFFLCQAAAPHLAGAQGGGAIVNIADLAAFETWPDYIPHGLSKGAVVHMTRSLARVMAPAVRVNAVAPGTVLLPEGWTAPEGEALRATTPLQRHGTPDDVVQAVLYLLQADFVTGETIVVDGGRRVRH encoded by the coding sequence ATGGAGCTGCACGGACGGACGGTGCTCGTCACCGGCGCCGGTCGGCGGGTGGGGCAGGCGATCGCCGTGGCCCTCGGCGCGCGCGGCATGCACGTGGCCGCGCACTATCACGGATCCGCGGACGGGGCCGACGAGACCGTCCGGCTGATCGAAGCGGCGGGCGGCACCGCCCATGCGCTGCGCGCCGACCTCGGCGATCCCGACGCCGCGCCGGCGCTCGTGTCGCAGGCCGTGGCCGCGCTGGGCGGGCTCGATGTGCTCGTGAACTCCGCTGCCGTCATGGAGCGCACGCCGTTCGGCGCCATCTCCGTGGCGCAGTGGGAGCGGATCTTCGCGCTCAACCTGCGCGCGCCGTTCTTCCTGTGCCAGGCGGCGGCGCCGCATCTCGCGGGCGCCCAGGGCGGCGGCGCGATCGTGAACATCGCCGATCTCGCGGCTTTCGAGACGTGGCCCGACTATATCCCGCACGGCCTGAGCAAGGGCGCCGTTGTGCACATGACCCGGTCGCTGGCCCGCGTCATGGCCCCCGCGGTGCGCGTCAACGCGGTCGCGCCCGGAACGGTGCTCCTGCCCGAAGGGTGGACGGCGCCCGAGGGCGAGGCGCTGCGGGCCACCACGCCCCTCCAGCGGCATGGCACGCCGGACGACGTGGTCCAGGCCGTGCTCTACCTGTTGCAGGCGGACTTCGTCACCGGCGAGACGATCGTCGTCGATGGCGGCCGGCGTGTCCGCCACTAA
- a CDS encoding serine hydrolase domain-containing protein translates to MTSARMQSLLVAILTLAIAAPRPAAAQAPRPEASARAALAHALADTLRNVLDSAVRERAFPGAFAAVGDHTGILAEYGAGHLDWDPSPRPDEHTMWDLASLTKVVGMTSAMMQLVEEGKVVLDAPVQRYLPEWQGPHKADVTVRNLLTHTSGLPAFRAYDKITTNADSIAALMMAEPLEALPGTRFVYSDIGAYLAGKVVERVSGERLDRYLARHVFGPLGMDETMYNPPDSLRPRIAPTEVDPLRGGKLRGKVHDERAYYLGGISAHAGLFSSGRDLARFAEMYLNGGALGAVRMFTPETEREFTAIQDRALSNRAIGWEKPNGTNSAGHFMSPSAFGHTGFTGTSIWIDPARDLFVVLLTNRVDPTRANTRIGGVRIRVSDAVETVVAREAADERRRGIGGRP, encoded by the coding sequence ATGACGAGTGCCCGAATGCAGAGTCTGCTGGTCGCCATTCTCACCCTCGCGATCGCCGCCCCACGGCCCGCCGCCGCCCAGGCGCCACGCCCCGAAGCCAGCGCGCGCGCGGCGCTCGCCCACGCCCTGGCCGACACCCTCCGTAACGTCCTCGACTCGGCCGTGCGGGAGCGCGCCTTCCCGGGCGCGTTCGCCGCGGTGGGCGATCACACGGGCATCCTTGCCGAGTACGGCGCCGGCCATCTGGACTGGGATCCGTCGCCGCGCCCCGACGAGCACACGATGTGGGACCTGGCCTCGCTCACCAAGGTGGTGGGAATGACGTCGGCGATGATGCAGTTGGTCGAGGAAGGCAAGGTGGTGTTGGACGCCCCGGTGCAGCGCTACCTGCCCGAGTGGCAGGGCCCTCACAAAGCCGACGTGACGGTGCGCAACCTGCTCACCCACACGTCGGGGCTGCCGGCGTTTCGCGCGTACGACAAGATCACCACCAACGCCGACAGCATCGCCGCGCTGATGATGGCCGAGCCGCTCGAGGCGCTCCCGGGCACCCGATTCGTGTACAGCGACATCGGCGCCTACCTGGCCGGCAAGGTCGTCGAACGCGTGTCGGGCGAGCGGCTGGACCGCTACCTGGCGCGGCATGTGTTCGGCCCGCTGGGCATGGACGAAACGATGTACAACCCGCCCGACTCCCTGCGGCCACGCATCGCGCCCACCGAGGTCGATCCGCTGCGCGGCGGCAAGCTCCGCGGCAAGGTGCACGACGAGCGCGCATACTACCTGGGCGGCATCTCGGCGCACGCCGGACTATTCAGCAGCGGCCGCGACCTGGCCCGGTTCGCGGAGATGTACCTGAACGGCGGTGCGCTGGGCGCCGTTCGGATGTTCACGCCGGAGACCGAGCGCGAATTCACCGCGATCCAGGACCGCGCGCTCTCCAACCGCGCCATCGGGTGGGAGAAGCCGAACGGCACCAATTCGGCGGGGCACTTCATGTCGCCCTCGGCGTTCGGGCACACCGGCTTCACGGGGACGTCCATCTGGATCGATCCCGCCCGCGACCTGTTTGTGGTGCTGCTCACCAACCGGGTGGACCCGACGCGGGCGAACACCCGCATCGGCGGCGTGCGGATCAGGGTCTCGGACGCCGTGGAGACCGTGGTGGCGCGCGAGGCGGCCGACGAGCGGCGGCGGGGGATCGGGGGCCGGCCATAG
- the trxB gene encoding thioredoxin-disulfide reductase, whose translation MAQTHEYEVVIIGAGPAGMCAGMYAGRGMLKAVVLERGAPGGELLNTEMIEDYPGFEHILGHELAQKFADHATKFGADIQTGVVVTSIKKREDGLFDTTTEGGDVYVSPTVIVTAGGTPVRLGVPGELEYAGKGVSYCAVCDGAFFRGHTIAVVGGGDAAVEEADYLTRYAEKVYLVHRRAELRASKLLQERAFENPKIEFIWNTVVERAVGDDQGLLHHLALRDLITGERRDLAVTGLFIFVGFRPNTGVIADHVDHDEMGYLRTDWNMQTSIPGLFAAGDVRVQLTRQVTTAVGDATTAAIAAEKYLKARADVAKPVGAA comes from the coding sequence GTGGCACAGACCCACGAGTATGAGGTCGTGATCATCGGCGCCGGCCCCGCGGGCATGTGCGCCGGAATGTACGCCGGCCGCGGCATGCTGAAAGCGGTGGTGCTCGAGCGCGGCGCGCCGGGCGGAGAGTTGCTCAACACGGAAATGATCGAGGACTATCCGGGTTTCGAGCACATCCTCGGGCACGAGCTCGCGCAGAAATTCGCCGATCACGCCACCAAGTTCGGCGCCGATATCCAGACCGGTGTCGTCGTCACGTCCATCAAGAAGCGTGAGGACGGCCTGTTCGACACCACCACCGAGGGCGGCGACGTCTACGTCTCGCCCACCGTCATCGTCACGGCCGGCGGAACGCCGGTGCGACTCGGCGTCCCCGGCGAACTGGAATACGCCGGCAAGGGCGTGTCGTATTGCGCGGTGTGCGACGGCGCCTTCTTCCGCGGGCACACCATCGCCGTGGTCGGTGGCGGCGATGCGGCGGTGGAGGAGGCCGATTATCTCACCCGTTACGCCGAGAAGGTGTATCTGGTGCATCGCCGCGCCGAACTGCGCGCCTCCAAGCTCCTCCAGGAGCGCGCGTTCGAGAACCCGAAAATCGAATTCATCTGGAACACCGTGGTCGAGCGAGCAGTGGGCGACGACCAGGGGTTGCTCCATCACCTCGCGCTGCGCGACCTGATCACCGGCGAGCGCCGGGACCTCGCGGTCACCGGGCTCTTCATCTTCGTCGGCTTCCGGCCCAACACCGGCGTCATCGCCGATCACGTGGACCATGACGAGATGGGCTACCTGCGCACCGACTGGAATATGCAGACGTCCATTCCGGGACTGTTTGCGGCCGGTGATGTGCGCGTGCAGCTCACGCGCCAGGTCACGACCGCGGTGGGCGACGCGACCACGGCTGCCATCGCGGCCGAGAAGTACCTCAAGGCGCGCGCCGACGTGGCCAAGCCAGTCGGCGCCGCGTGA
- a CDS encoding CDP-alcohol phosphatidyltransferase family protein, whose translation MKILPDWLKNGYLRLIDPVADWCVRHDVHPNTITVIGTVCTVAGGVIYGTGHISWGGFFLGLTALFDVLDGTVARRSGRTSTFGAFLDSTLDRLADGFVLGGLAVFYALNQAHHSWASVPMVVVCLLGLIGAFLTSYTRARAEALGIDAKVGILQRPERVVLLSVPQAFFGLTLHGVVLAVIIVILTVTAWITVYQRVACVYHATTPTDAKSSPESEGQHTLPSHPFEPRPLLKGE comes from the coding sequence ATGAAGATCCTGCCGGACTGGCTCAAGAACGGATACCTGCGCCTCATCGATCCCGTCGCGGACTGGTGTGTGCGGCACGATGTGCATCCCAACACGATCACGGTGATCGGCACGGTCTGTACCGTGGCCGGTGGCGTGATCTACGGGACGGGGCACATCAGCTGGGGCGGATTCTTTCTGGGGCTCACCGCGCTGTTCGACGTGCTCGACGGAACGGTGGCTCGGCGGTCGGGCAGGACGTCCACGTTCGGCGCGTTTCTCGATTCCACGCTCGACCGGCTGGCCGACGGGTTCGTGCTCGGCGGCCTGGCGGTGTTCTATGCGCTCAACCAGGCGCACCATTCCTGGGCGAGCGTGCCGATGGTCGTGGTGTGCCTGCTGGGCCTCATCGGGGCGTTCCTGACGTCGTACACCAGGGCCCGGGCCGAGGCGTTGGGCATTGACGCGAAGGTCGGGATCCTGCAGCGTCCCGAGCGCGTGGTGCTGTTGTCGGTCCCGCAGGCGTTCTTCGGCCTCACGCTTCACGGCGTGGTACTCGCCGTCATCATCGTGATCCTCACCGTCACGGCGTGGATCACCGTTTACCAGCGCGTGGCGTGCGTGTATCACGCCACGACGCCCACGGACGCCAAGTCCTCCCCCGAGAGCGAAGGGCAGCACACGCTGCCGTCGCACCCGTTCGAGCCGCGTCCCTTGCTCAAAGGAGAATAA
- a CDS encoding iron-sulfur cluster assembly accessory protein, translating to MSTTQQPDVLVTVTDVAGTEVRKFMDQEGVDPTVGGLRVSVQPGGCSGFKYGLLIEDAAAEDDFVVDQGGWRVLVDPFSAQYINGVTIDYVSSMQGSGFTFKNPNATGGCGCGSSFTA from the coding sequence ATGAGCACCACCCAGCAGCCCGATGTCCTGGTAACCGTCACCGACGTTGCCGGCACCGAGGTGAGGAAGTTCATGGATCAGGAAGGGGTCGATCCCACCGTGGGCGGCCTCCGGGTGAGCGTACAGCCCGGCGGATGCAGCGGATTCAAGTACGGCCTGCTGATCGAAGACGCGGCCGCCGAAGACGACTTCGTGGTGGATCAGGGCGGTTGGCGCGTCCTCGTCGATCCATTCTCGGCGCAGTACATCAATGGCGTCACGATCGACTACGTGTCGTCGATGCAGGGATCGGGCTTCACGTTCAAGAACCCGAACGCTACGGGCGGGTGCGGGTGCGGTAGCTCCTTCACGGCTTGA
- a CDS encoding dihydrolipoamide acetyltransferase family protein: MARIDIIMPQMGESIAEGTLSKWLKKVGDEVKRDEPIFEISTDKVDAEIPAPAAGVLAEIIVTEGQTVPVQAVVARLETEKGAAIAAAPSALAPVVAAPAAVPAAPSAPTPAPAPVPAAPAPAPAPAPAFAAGNGHSLEERLRTKSSPLVRKIAAEHGIELAAMQGSGIAGRVTKRDIVQFMDSGAVQPAARAAMPAPGGAGLAAAPMPEPWAGDVVEPMSKMRALISEHMVVSRHTSAHVTSIMEMDFTRVARIRAARRAEFEAATGQKLSYMPFIIKATVDALKAFPVVNSSVAGTNVIYRKAMNIGVAVALEWGLIVPVIRNAGDLSLSGLTRALNDLAARARAKRLDPREVQDGTFTITNPGVFGSLTGTPIINQPQVAILCIGAIEKRPKVLTGADGEDVIAIRTCSYLSLSFDHRIIDGAVADQFLGHIKRTIESFPDTAL, translated from the coding sequence GTGGCACGCATAGACATCATCATGCCCCAGATGGGCGAATCGATCGCCGAGGGCACGCTCTCCAAATGGTTGAAGAAGGTCGGCGACGAGGTCAAACGCGACGAGCCGATCTTCGAAATCTCCACGGACAAGGTGGACGCCGAGATCCCGGCGCCCGCGGCCGGCGTGCTGGCCGAGATCATCGTCACCGAGGGACAGACGGTCCCCGTGCAGGCGGTGGTGGCGCGTCTCGAAACGGAAAAGGGCGCGGCCATCGCCGCCGCGCCGTCGGCGCTGGCTCCCGTGGTCGCTGCTCCCGCGGCGGTCCCCGCGGCTCCGAGCGCGCCGACCCCTGCGCCGGCTCCCGTTCCGGCGGCACCGGCACCGGCACCGGCACCGGCGCCGGCGTTCGCGGCCGGCAACGGCCACTCGCTCGAGGAGCGGCTGCGCACCAAGTCGTCGCCCCTCGTCCGCAAGATCGCGGCGGAGCACGGCATCGAGCTCGCCGCCATGCAGGGCTCCGGGATCGCCGGCCGCGTCACCAAGCGCGACATCGTGCAGTTCATGGACTCGGGCGCCGTCCAGCCCGCGGCTCGCGCGGCGATGCCCGCCCCGGGCGGCGCCGGCCTCGCCGCGGCCCCGATGCCCGAGCCATGGGCCGGCGACGTGGTCGAGCCGATGAGCAAGATGCGCGCCCTGATCAGCGAGCACATGGTGGTCTCGCGCCACACGTCCGCCCACGTGACGTCGATCATGGAAATGGACTTCACGCGCGTGGCGCGCATCCGTGCGGCGCGCCGGGCGGAGTTCGAGGCGGCTACCGGCCAGAAGCTCTCCTACATGCCGTTCATCATCAAGGCCACGGTGGATGCGTTGAAGGCGTTCCCGGTGGTGAATTCCTCCGTGGCCGGCACCAACGTCATCTACCGCAAGGCGATGAACATCGGCGTCGCGGTGGCGCTCGAATGGGGGCTGATCGTCCCCGTGATCCGGAACGCCGGCGACCTGTCGCTGAGCGGCCTGACCAGGGCGCTCAACGACCTCGCCGCCCGCGCCCGCGCCAAGCGGCTTGATCCGCGCGAGGTGCAGGACGGCACGTTCACGATCACCAACCCGGGCGTCTTCGGGTCGCTCACCGGCACGCCGATCATCAACCAGCCGCAGGTGGCGATCCTCTGCATCGGCGCGATCGAGAAGCGGCCCAAGGTGCTCACCGGGGCCGACGGCGAGGACGTGATCGCCATCCGCACCTGCTCGTATCTGTCGCTGTCGTTCGACCACCGCATCATCGACGGCGCCGTGGCCGATCAGTTCCTCGGTCATATCAAGCGCACGATCGAATCGTTTCCCGACACGGCACTCTGA
- a CDS encoding MBL fold metallo-hydrolase, translated as MKISAETVGPFQENSYLVVDEEAGRAVLIDPGDEPLRLLELIARSGARLDAIWLTHAHLDHVGAINGVRRAHPVPVYLHPLDRPLYDRAAEIAVLYGIPFEQPDPPDRELADGAVMTVGALRFEVLHTPGHAPGHVIFHGHGVILGGDLLFRGSVGRTDLPFSSAPDMEASLARVSALPAGTIVHPGHGPATTIAEELETNPFLNGTAMPVRR; from the coding sequence ATGAAGATCAGTGCCGAGACGGTCGGCCCGTTCCAGGAGAACAGCTACCTCGTGGTGGACGAGGAGGCCGGGCGCGCCGTCCTCATCGACCCCGGCGACGAACCGCTCCGGCTGCTCGAGTTGATCGCCCGCTCGGGCGCCCGGCTCGATGCGATCTGGCTCACGCACGCCCACCTCGACCACGTGGGGGCCATCAACGGCGTGCGCCGGGCGCATCCGGTGCCGGTGTACCTGCATCCGCTCGACCGTCCGCTCTACGATCGGGCCGCCGAGATCGCGGTGCTGTACGGGATCCCGTTCGAACAGCCCGATCCCCCCGACCGCGAGTTGGCCGACGGCGCGGTGATGACGGTGGGGGCGCTCCGGTTCGAGGTGTTGCACACGCCGGGCCATGCGCCCGGCCACGTGATCTTCCACGGACACGGCGTCATCCTCGGCGGCGACCTGCTGTTCCGCGGGTCCGTGGGGCGCACCGACCTGCCGTTCAGCAGCGCGCCCGACATGGAAGCATCGCTCGCCCGCGTGAGCGCGCTGCCGGCCGGAACCATCGTGCATCCCGGCCATGGGCCGGCCACCACCATCGCCGAAGAGCTCGAGACCAATCCGTTCCTCAACGGGACGGCGATGCCGGTGCGCCGATGA
- a CDS encoding inositol-3-phosphate synthase, with protein sequence MQGSSSDTRTPPRPATGKLGVLTPGLGAVATTFMAGVESIRRGYSKPIGSLTQMATIRLGKRTDNRAPLIKDFAPLASLDDLVFGAWDPIPDDAYTAAKKAGVLESADLERVADFLKAIKPMPAVFDNHYVTRITGANVKTGKTKRDLAEQLRQDMRDFKAKHNLDRLVIVWCASTEIFIRPGPQHATVEQFEKAMERNDEAISPAMLYAYAAIMEGIPYANGAPNLAVDTPALIQLANERGVPISGKDFKTGQTWLKTVIAPAIKARMLGLAGWYSTNILGNRDGEVLDDPQSFKTKEESKLSVLHTILQPEQYPDLYKDFSHVVRINYYPPRGDNKEGWDNIDIFGWMGYPMQIKVNFLCRDSILAAPIVLDLALFSDFASRAGMKGIQEWLSFYYKSPMAAAGLQPEHDLFIQQTKLKNTLRHLMGEEQITHLGLEYYR encoded by the coding sequence GTGCAGGGTTCGTCATCCGACACGCGCACACCGCCACGTCCGGCCACCGGCAAGCTGGGCGTGCTCACGCCCGGTCTCGGGGCGGTGGCGACCACGTTCATGGCCGGCGTCGAGAGCATCCGACGCGGTTACTCGAAACCCATCGGCTCGCTCACCCAGATGGCGACGATCCGCCTCGGCAAGCGCACCGACAATCGCGCGCCGCTGATCAAGGACTTCGCGCCGCTCGCCTCGCTGGACGATCTGGTGTTCGGCGCCTGGGATCCGATCCCCGACGACGCGTACACCGCGGCCAAGAAGGCCGGCGTGCTCGAATCCGCTGATCTCGAACGGGTGGCCGATTTCCTCAAAGCCATCAAGCCGATGCCCGCGGTGTTCGACAACCACTACGTCACGCGCATCACCGGCGCCAACGTCAAGACGGGCAAGACCAAGCGCGACCTGGCCGAGCAGCTCCGCCAGGACATGCGCGACTTCAAGGCCAAGCACAACCTCGATCGGCTCGTGATCGTGTGGTGCGCGTCCACGGAGATCTTCATCCGGCCCGGCCCGCAGCACGCCACCGTGGAGCAGTTCGAGAAGGCCATGGAGCGCAACGACGAGGCCATCTCGCCGGCCATGCTCTACGCCTACGCGGCGATCATGGAGGGCATCCCGTACGCCAACGGCGCGCCCAATCTGGCCGTCGACACGCCGGCCCTGATCCAGCTCGCCAATGAGCGTGGCGTCCCGATCTCGGGCAAGGACTTCAAGACCGGCCAGACGTGGCTCAAGACCGTCATCGCGCCGGCCATCAAGGCGCGGATGCTCGGCCTTGCCGGCTGGTATTCCACCAACATCCTCGGCAATCGCGACGGCGAGGTGCTCGACGACCCGCAGTCGTTCAAGACCAAGGAAGAGTCCAAGCTCAGCGTGCTGCACACGATCCTGCAGCCCGAGCAGTACCCCGATCTGTACAAGGACTTCTCGCACGTCGTGCGCATCAATTACTACCCGCCGCGCGGCGACAACAAGGAAGGCTGGGACAACATCGACATCTTCGGGTGGATGGGCTACCCGATGCAGATCAAGGTGAACTTCCTCTGCCGCGATTCGATCCTCGCCGCGCCGATCGTGCTCGATCTCGCGCTGTTCTCCGACTTCGCCAGCCGCGCCGGCATGAAGGGCATCCAGGAATGGCTGAGCTTCTATTACAAGTCGCCGATGGCGGCGGCCGGCCTGCAGCCCGAACATGATCTGTTCATCCAGCAGACCAAGCTGAAGAACACGCTCCGCCACCTCATGGGCGAGGAGCAGATCACGCACCTCGGCCTGGAGTACTATCGATAG
- a CDS encoding PHP domain-containing protein → MTAPIGAADAPHRPAFIDLHSHSTASDGSRPPADVMAAARAAGLAAIALTDHDTVAGIAEAAEAAEALGVRLIPGVELSAVEGDTETHLLGLHLSRLSEIEDGLSALRDMRRVRAERMVARLNELGVRIGVPAVLDQAAGGAIGRPHVARALVQEGWATDVRDAFDRYLGNGRPAFVAKDRLSMVDAIAMIHRAGGVAVVAHPGHAGTRERLETLAAQGLDGVEVLHPSHSAEDIARLRTLADFLGLIPSGGSDWHGASDGARTLGSMRVPEEWLALQEARVAQLAVPSGL, encoded by the coding sequence GTGACGGCGCCGATCGGCGCCGCGGACGCGCCGCATCGTCCGGCGTTCATCGATCTGCATTCGCACTCCACCGCGTCGGACGGCTCCCGTCCTCCCGCCGACGTGATGGCCGCCGCGCGCGCGGCCGGCCTCGCCGCCATCGCCCTCACCGATCATGACACCGTCGCCGGAATCGCCGAGGCCGCCGAGGCCGCCGAGGCCCTCGGCGTGCGCCTGATCCCCGGCGTGGAGCTGAGCGCCGTCGAGGGCGATACCGAAACGCACCTGCTCGGGCTGCACCTCTCGCGGCTCTCCGAAATCGAAGACGGGCTCTCCGCGCTGCGCGATATGCGGCGCGTGCGCGCCGAGCGCATGGTGGCGCGGCTCAACGAGCTGGGCGTGCGGATCGGGGTACCGGCGGTGCTCGACCAGGCGGCCGGCGGCGCGATCGGGCGCCCGCACGTGGCCCGCGCCCTGGTGCAGGAAGGGTGGGCCACCGACGTCCGCGACGCCTTCGATCGATACCTCGGCAATGGGCGTCCCGCATTCGTGGCCAAGGACCGGCTGTCGATGGTGGACGCGATCGCGATGATCCATCGCGCCGGCGGCGTGGCCGTCGTCGCCCATCCCGGCCACGCCGGCACGCGTGAACGCCTCGAGACGCTGGCTGCCCAGGGACTGGACGGCGTCGAGGTGCTCCACCCCAGCCACAGCGCCGAAGACATCGCGCGCCTGCGAACGCTGGCCGACTTTCTGGGGTTAATCCCCAGTGGCGGGTCCGACTGGCACGGCGCCAGCGACGGCGCGCGGACCCTCGGGTCGATGCGGGTGCCGGAGGAATGGCTGGCCCTGCAGGAAGCGCGGGTGGCGCAGTTGGCCGTGCCGAGCGGATTGTAG